Sequence from the Microplitis demolitor isolate Queensland-Clemson2020A chromosome 2, iyMicDemo2.1a, whole genome shotgun sequence genome:
atattttaaaaaattgcacctaaagttttttaaattttctacacgtgcatatttttagttttgatttttttgcaattgatcaatgtaaaaaaaaatctgcaaatttttaaattgtctgtcAACTTTAGAgtcattgatttaaataatttaaaatttaccgcGCAAACTAGAGATTGCGCTAAAGGAACTAGaagttttctatttttatcaacaaacaaataaaataaatcaaattaaaattaaaactccataattataaatgttaatttatggTCAGATgtcgcgaaaaaaaaaaaaatcaaacgattgaacaaaaaaaagtcgacCGTCCGGAGATCCAAGATGTCGCTGGGTGCTAAAAGCGGAATAAAAAGATGGAGAGGGTAAAAGAGAAAGAGCGAAAGGGAAGTGCCCCAGTAGAGCCACTGCCAAAGTATTAGATGACGTTACCTAAAGCCACACTGCTCCCTCCAAAAATGTTGTTATATTggtaatattgttttttagtagtttacaaataaaatggCCGATATATGAGGCTATTTTATATGGAGATATAAAATATgcaatttaagttaaattaatgacCAGCATAATTACGCGTAATAGTATTTGCGGGAAATATAAGTCGCGCAAAGTGTcgtgatattaaatataaggCAAGTGGTGGTGTTGTATTCCCGTGTAAAGAAGGTGGAGGTTGTCTTTTACCGTCGGTTGCCGTCGTGAGACGCCGCGGGGCCCTCGCAATACCGAAACGAAGAATCACTCACACTGTGTGCTGTGGTGTTGGCTCCAATACACTCAAGTAAAATATAACGTGGGTAAACGAACAAATatatatcctttttttttgtgtatcaTTGGCGCGCACGGTGGCGCGgcaaatatacaaataaactCTATATTctcatcattaataataatattatttcccAGGGGGAGTAACAATTAACGACGAGTGGCAGGAGAGACGAGGCAGCGGCAGAGGCAGAGTCAGAGTCACCGTAGACAAGAGAGACAAGGAGACACCACTCGAGGTGAACACGAGTGTCGAGATTGCAAGCTTCCTGTGGCACCCGTCTGGCGGGCAAATATAACAACAGCATCTAAAGAGAACCAactgcattattttttaataaaatttatcagaatcaGCCCCGGGATAGCAGAACACGAGCTGCTGCAGGAATCAGGTCAACAGCAGCGTCCCAACTGGGACACAGATATGATACTCACGAGCAACTACTACAGCTGAGATACTGGAGTGTGACGGGTACGTCTACCTGGAGCCGCTCAAGATATTTCCCGCCGACCAATTCGTCGTTGTGGAACGAGTCGGCGCGGATGATGCGTTGACAGATAGTGAGGTGCCAACAAACAGCACAGTGGCCAGTGAAAGTGATCCCGATCACGCTACCCTTGCCAATATGTGCACGACACCAGGCAACGCGGGCAATGGTTTTGGGTATGCGTGGTCGCTAGGTGGTCCTGGTACTGAATCACGTGATAATCCTCAGGGAGAGCTAACTGCAAATATAAGCTACGCTTTTAACAATAATCAAGATCAGAGCACCAGTCAAAAAATTCAGGTTGACATAAAACCTGCAAAGGTTATCAACAGTACAGCCAGACGCCCGGTATTTACGATGAACGAAAATTGTCAGCAGACACCAACAACTCATGGTCATACCGGAGCTCATAATCAAACTCACGTCACCCATGCACGTATTAAAAAACACTCGGATGTTTTTACCCTTACCTGTGACAAGGGTGGCTGTAATTGTGATGCCGCGCACACAACACCAGCACCAACTATTTTTCCTAATGCATTAGTTTTTACAACTGGTGATAAACATGCGATGAGCAAACACTTTATGACACCTATCGGGCCACTTCAACTTACTGCTGAAGAGTGCAATGAAATATTGATGAAGAGAGCTGCTGCTGCTTCGACTCAGGCCACAACAAATAACGTTTCTACCAGCCAAGCTGACACTGCAACACACTTTGGTCACGTGCTTACCCACGTAAACGCAACCCAGATTGAGACAAAGGTCAAAACGCAACAGGATATGGGCAGCCAAGTCCGCGTGCCCAAGGAGAGACCGTACTCGTGCTCTGAATGTGGAAAGTCATTTCTTCTGAAGCATCATCTTACCACCCATGCTCGGGTACATACAGGGGAACGGCCTCATATTTGCGTGCACTGTGGCAAGAGTTTTGCGCACAAACACTGTCTTCATACTCATCTTCTGCTGCACAGCGCGGAGAGACCTTATCAGTGTCGCGAatgtaaaaaatcatttactttGAAGCATCATTTGGTTACACATACACGTGTACATACAAGGGAGCGGCCGTTTGTCTGTCCAGAGTGTGGTAGAGCATTCCCGCTAAAACGTCACTTGGTGACACACAGCAAATTTCATTCGGGCGAACGACCATACGTTTGTTCCGAGTGCGGTGAGTCATTTTCCCAGAAGGATCATCTCACCATGCACTCGCGCTTCCACGGCAGCCTCCATCCATTTGTTTGTCCCGACTGCGGGGCAACCTTCCAACGTAAATTTGAACTTGTCAATCACGGTCGTCTTCATGGTCGAGTCCCGCACTCGTGCACCGTGTGCGGTAAAGAGTTTTTACAGAAGAGAACTTTGCTTGCTCATATGCGTCTTCACACTGGTGAAACACCATTTGCGTGTACTGTATGCGGTGAAGCATTTGCTCGTAAGATTGATTTGGTTTCTCACTCAAAGATGCACAATAATATTACTGATGAAAAAACACTTACCTGCaggtattgatatattttttactattgttattcactgacttttttttatttttttaaaacacccCTTCTGTTTCTTATCACAGAGAATGTGGATTGGACTTCACCAATCGAGAAGCACTTACTTTGCATCTGAGGTTACATACGGGTGATAGAAATATTGTGACTGATTTGTGTGGACTAGCAGCTGCTTTTCAACAAACACCCGGACATTTTCTGACACAAAATACTACTGGAGCTCATCAGgtagatattaaaataatataatatttaatatatcagTACTTAACAccattttacaattaaagtaTTTGCAGATAAATGGACCCATCAGCACTCCTGGAGTGAGCCACATGCAGTGTGCAACTCAGACATCTCCACCGGCTGGTCCGAAACCCAAACCACACTTGTGTCCTGACTGTGGACGTGGCTTTGCTCAAAAGCACGGACTGTCCCAGCATCAGCGACGTCATACTGACGGCAGTTGTCATATACGATCGCACGTCTGTGACAAATGCGGAAAAGCATTTTTCCAAAAGAACCATCTCTTGCTCCACCAACGTCAGCACATGGATCCACCTCCGAGTATATTACGACAACAGCAGAGATTAGCAGCCCAAGCTGCTGCTCAAGCTCAGCAAGGGCCGCAAAGTGCTCAGCAACAGAATCAGGGACAGCAACAAAATCAACAAACACAACAAACCCAGCAGACAACACAGCAGCAACAAGTTCAGCAAGCCCAGCAACAGGCCCAGCAGCAGGCTCAGCAACAAGCTCAGCAGCAGACCCAGCAACAAAATCAACAAGTGCAACAACAACAGTCACAGCAATCACAGCAAGCGTGCACCGTTGATACAAAGACCATACAGTTGCAGGCAATACAGCAACAAGTACAGCAGCAGGTTCAACAACAAGTGCAGCAGCaccagcagcaacaacaacaacagcagcagcaagcGCAACAGCAAccacagcaacagcaacaacaaccacagcagcaacagcagcagcagcaacaacaacaacaacaacaacaacaacaggtGTGCCCAGTGGACAATAAAGCAATACAGTTGAATGTCACCATGTGagatgactttaaaaaaagtgacgAATGGATTTCATCTtccatgaataaaaataataataatattaataatattaataataatattaatgataatgataatgataataatatcgtGAATGGTAGTGATGACAATGACTGTGACTCGGACGATGACGATGAACGAGACCAAGACGATGATGACAATGACGCAGATGCACTACTGAATGCGCACCCTGCTGCTACCCATTGCACCCACTTTTCTTGTACTAACATAACAcattagttatatatttattataaatatataaatatacatatataaatatatatatttagagaagagataataaaaataaataacgaggAAATAAGGCATCAAGTAATCGATTTTATTACAagagttatatataaatatataaatatatatatataaacaaattataaatattctattCTAATTATATGTAAGGCTTGTaacaaggaaaaaaataaaaataaccataTATTAGTGTTTTACATATACTTTTAtctatcatttaattttttagattctATGTAATTAAAGTACTAAAAATCATAAAggtgaaataataataataatattattaataataataataataataataaaacaaagttaGTTGCCTTATcgaagatataaaattttaaacaaatatatattattaactattttctTTTGGATGcgataaaatgaataatttaaaaaaacaaaaaaaaaaatacgcgcaaattaaaaaaatgcatcacgttatttttttcatttttaactttaatttgtaggatataaatttataaataaataaaaattaaaaaaaaaataaaacaaaatattacacattgaataaataacaaagtaaaaatcaaaatgttgAATTTTGTCCTGTTTCCCGCCAATCCTCATCTCCACTATtaatcacttttttaaaattaattatattattattgttgggtaattaagattttaaaatatactttcttaGAAAGTGCTCTGGCAACATGTGCGTGTGACAATCAGTGAATGTTCTATGACACGCACGTGGATTTTGTGCATGTGTGCGTTAACGATAGAGAAAGGATTTTCAATAAAGTGTGTAGATATaatacaagtatatatatttatatatatggagTAATGTTAAGTGTAGAAGGTCgacatttatatgtatatgtgtacaGAGTAGAGAGTGAGATCCGTAATAAGAAAGGACGAGATCATTGCGCACTTGCCGCGCGAGTTTCCACGCAGCTCTAACTCTTGGTCTATGAGTGTATGACCCTCACGCGAATCTATTGGAGTTTTTGCGTCATTCGATGTATATcgtttatcatatatatgtatatagagcTTCTATACTTCCTATTGTTGTATTTATCTGGAAATCGTAtcactaaattaaaatatcccATACTACAAACCAatgattcataaatttttactttaaatgtCATGACACTGAAATTAGCTGAcgtttaattttgtttttagaaaattaattacaaaaaaaaaaaaaaaaaaaaaaatatgcacatgtagaaaattaaaaaaactacaagtgcaattttttaaaatatttttttttttataactcatcattttaaaaaaattcaaaaaatcattagaCGTTGGCCAACTTCagtaacacaaaaaattagaTGATACTGAATGTAGCTGTCTAATAATTTGCAGTTGTTTTCTAAAAtgataaactataaaaaaaattacacctatagttttttaaattttctacatgtgcatttttttagtttttatttgtaattgatttaaaaaaaaaaatccgaaaatttaaaattgtcttCTAACTGGAATCATGAAATAtcacatatataataatctaTCAGTagtttttacattaaaaaaaaatatatctcaaaatagaaagttaaaacaaataatataagtaatgtAAATATACCCTATCCAtactttgataataaaaaccaatcaaataaattattaatttatcatctttttactccactgtaaaaaaaacatgattgtaaatgtagcagattcaaatttaaaattataaatagagtaaataattaataaaataaaatttcaaaaaaatgcgcatttaaaaaattttaaaattaataagcgcattttttatagatattattttttaaattatttatttatttataattttaaatttgacatctgctacattcacataaaaaaacaattacaaaatttaaaaaaaaaaccaatggCTAAAATTTCCAGCAatcaattcaaatatttaattccaaaaaaaaaccataaatacttatttaaaaatcattaaaaattttaaatttaattaacctggtattaattaattgaaagaaatattcaagtaattttctttgttctcaacaaaaaaaataacataaataaaaaaaaaagcgtgtGGTCGTTCCTCATGGGGTTACAAAGCGCCAGCTATCATCGATGTCCGGAAGCACTCGGAGCTTAACACGCATGCGCACAAGTAAGTTCGTGCGAACCAAAATAAATCGAAATGTCCGTGTTGGTAGCTCACATGTACACATGACCACAAGAGTAAGCAAGCAAGAGCTACAGaataccatatatatataaagaagaaaaaatatatatgtggtgGTGGCGTAGCTGCGTCCTGGTGTTGGATTATATACTCAACAGTGAACACTGACACTGGTACTGGTTTTTGCGCTTGGAGCTGTCGCTGGCCAGAGGAATAACAGGCACAGAGGGAGACCAGCAGTTTAGTTTTGTGCTGTTTAACGTTAAGGCATAAGCAGGCAGAAGCAGAACTGGAGACTGCGCTACTGCGGCTTGTAGTGTAGTGATGATAAAAACGAGTTGTTGTTATTCTTTATGTTCAATGCGAAATAAAAGCCGTGATTCGCGTTGAAGTTAAGTTTAAACAATAACTATTTACTCTTTTTATTGCTGTAGCCACGTATACATATGGaggtgtgtaatatatattttttaaatttaatttatagattatgtatatatatatatatatatataatatatatataataaatatatgcacgCGTCTTTGTTTGGATTTTTGACAACACGCGTACGCGCAATGTCCTAGACAGCTAAGTAATGagcaatttttctattatttactatttcatttaaatttacatctgatatattttatatttttcagttcatactttattttattattaaataatagctGAGTATTTGCGTAATCGGAGTTGTGGGAAAAATCGAAACGCAATTAGCAAGTGAACACTCGTGTGTAAAACTGCGCATCagttagtttttatttttatttatttattttttttaaacttcccgctttatgttataaaaaaattagtagttgatatttaaataattgttataaataattattttgtatttctttGTCTGGTTggtttaacttttaaaagttaatcgATGTGGGAGAGATCATCTGACCTCGTCTTTCTTTAGCCATAACTATCGTTTCTCTCTTTATCACTCTCTGGTTAGTTTTGTATACATTCTCAGCTGATAGGAAACTTGTGTCAGCTGCCCTAGcgacaggaaaaaaaatgagttcgTGTAAAATGTGCGCAGCCACGTAAAGAAGaccatagaaaattttatttattattttccatgacagacatttttattttatttttttttttcttctattccATAGGGCAGAAGTATCATTtggccactgctccattttCGGACATTTgatacttaatttaaattaatgcacaagtattaaattaattaattgacagtattttttttttacaaattattaagtGTCCGAAAAAGGTAGCACGACGCTGTAATTtgtcttttgaaaaaataatttagaaactGAAAGCTGTCAGTGGACTTGCCCTTTTTATTTAACCTGTTTGCTGGGTCTCTTTGTTATCTATTCCAGCTGTCAGGTTTTATTTAGCTTTAGCTCATTCTGCTTACATTATATTAGCTTTTCCGTACGCTTTCATACCATCAATTGACATTAATGTCCACGTTGTACTTGTTCTCTTCATAACAACTCGAGTCCTACTCTAGATTCACGACCTACATCTACCCGAAATTcattcattgaaaattacCCACGTTCTCCTTTCTGACTATCTAATCTTTAAAGATCAAACAAAACATTTGTCtgtttataaacatatatatatctatgtatatatatacatacatctaTACATtgatgttattaaatataaagtatacatcataatattaaaataatgataacagtATTAGTAATGATGATAACAATTAAGAAACAATGAAAagtctttatataaattcataagtATATATGTTTTGTATACATCAACAGCTGATATGAATTAAACTTATGGCGCTTGTATTACGACCCACGACCTTATCAGTACGTATTACCAAGATCAAATCTCTTGTACGATCAATACAGCTTATATATGAATTACTTGGTGATAATCGACATGCGCGATTTTACCCAACTCGCAACatacacagtaaaaattattgttgaaaTTAACACAATGTGTGTTAGGAACGGACAcatttgtgttgaatttaaacACAAAATTTGGGTTAAAATCTCAAGACAAAAGTCGAGTAATACGAGAAGTTAATTCAAGACTTTTTAAATGGCAGtggcaacaaaaaaaatgttaacttttacattttatttttgtcccatggatattcagtaaatataattaatatattatgaagAGATTATCAACAGTgatgacaattattatttaacaatcaactattttttgatagtaaataatttttttattagagtcagggtttgaaaaaaatcacgtGATATTTAATACCAGTTGCAAAtagtaaatcaattaatttcttttaaaaaaacaaaaccacatttttatttggcgaaaaaataattttaacattacattaaataattcgaaattttaactaaatattttttattggtatgataaaaattccaGCTTTTAGtaaatggtaaatttaatatattaataattaaaatttttaaattaaattgacatttataaaatgtccatttcacttgaatttttctaataattcttCCGTGACTATCGATTGgctttttaacataaattctgtgttaattttaaagtaactcttaataaattttgataattacaatttttgtagcaagtaacacttttaaagtgttaaatagtagatcgatttaaaatttttaagtaacacAGTGAAATGTGTTGATTTAACACAGaataatcaacacaaaaaatttaacacggaCCGTTTTTCCCAggtacacaatattttttactgtgtaacaCATCTTCAAGCTAACATTTAACATCACATtattctttgatattttttttaccctctaCTCGTCATGTGATGGTTGCTAGgtcgttaataaaattaatggctATATATACAATAGCTGTTATTTTATGTCGTCACTGACTGATGAAATTAGATACCAAAGAcagttttattgttattattattattattgttttttttttttattttcatttaagcTTTTGTTTCTTGGCTAAATTGTTATGAAATTACTTCCACTGTTGAAGAATAAGACTCATCGCATATCATTTGTTATTATGAATATCATGAGAACATAATTATGCTCGTGACTCACTTATCAGCAAACGTGCGGTTCATGTACCTCACATTagctttttaatattaacgtCGATTTTTAATTccgattataattttaattttaatttaaatttcaatgttttttttgttgacaagTCTGAGTTTTCTTTGTTGTTAAAAGTCTAATCGCtgttgtaaaatatatgagatagTAGATGATAATCATTGATAAGATAATGTCTGTTTATTTCCTGAatgatttttactttttttaattagaaattttttactatggaTTTGCTGTCACTAATAAATGTAcggaattattaaattaatttgaattcaacAAACATCAATTATTTGGGgtcttaatatatttatgaattgtttttttcttatttttattggatAATTGATTTTACTAGTACTGACTcgtggttaatttttttaccactcGAATAAGAGAAATCGATGGAAAATACAATAGACAACCTTGAGGTGCCAGTCACATTCACAGCATagataaaaatagatttttgtaaaaagtctttatataaatttacttaaaaaatttttaaaaataaaaatatttttttttgtaagatttAGGGGAGGTTCAAAACGGAGTacctgtaaaattttataaaaatttttttttttaattaaaaaatcacttgtaattatattagagcatttttttgaatttttttttcactatcgaACTTCCGGTGTCAAATTACTTGAGATGGATTTCGATAATCAACTtcagaatatttacaatttttggaattttcaaatttaattaatttcttaatttacaaataaaaaaattaataatattaagtcggtagttaaactttttcaaaaatcgacaATTAGTCGAAAAAtcacatgtaaaaaaaactcgttTTAAAAAGATTCTAAAAAAGTTCGACATGTGGAATTTCTAAACTTGAGACAGAgtcgaactttttttaaactttcgtgattttgattgtaaaaaaaagtttatctagAACTTCATATGAGCGAAttttgagcaaaaaaaaaaaatgtttttaaaacatttttactaGATTTTACCCTCCTTCCAAAAGTTACAAGTTAGagattttcaaacttttgGAAACGtgaaatataacaaaaatacgttttgagaaatatgtttttaaaaaagttcattttcGACTCAAAATTCGCTCATATAAAGTTctagataaacttttttttttactatcaaaattacaaacaCCCAATCAAAGTTCTAATCTATCTCAACTTTGGATGTTCCAAAACTTTATAGAAATCTTTGGAACGTATTTTTACACAGActgttaataacttttatcttaaaataaaaactattaaaattttttcattctttcttTGCAcccaataaatatatgacatgTAATTTTCCTTGacataaattacttacaaaaaaaatttaatttcccaaatttatttaatttccaaaaattttttatcactcttTTTAGGGGACACTATTTTCCCcgcaaaaaatgaattttttttttacagcttacaattttttcaattcactttaaatatcttaaaaaaattcatcatagTTGAATCCCCAAAAACTTAACATTTCCTTAAGTCTCTCCCTTTGCCCACGTtcctcatatatttatttttcaaaagagcaaaacttttttatctgcGAACCCACGTCCagaagtatatttttttttctcttccgTTAAGTCTGTATTCGTGTctcgtatattttatttgctaGCGCAGGTGTCGGCATGTGTTATGATCAAGTTATTGTccatcaaaaaatgatttaatactcaataaaaaataataaaaataaatgaataccgTTACTTATGATACTTATTATCTTCCTGGTGATACTAAATGCCGTCTATATCGCAGTActtaccataaatttttttccctcgCTCCGAACGATTCAATGAACTTAAATTTGTTCATTGACCTTGAAGCCGGTCTGGCTGGAAGTGTct
This genomic interval carries:
- the LOC103570878 gene encoding zinc finger protein 256 isoform X1, which translates into the protein MCTTPGNAGNGFGYAWSLGGPGTESRDNPQGELTANISYAFNNNQDQSTSQKIQVDIKPAKVINSTARRPVFTMNENCQQTPTTHGHTGAHNQTHVTHARIKKHSDVFTLTCDKGGCNCDAAHTTPAPTIFPNALVFTTGDKHAMSKHFMTPIGPLQLTAEECNEILMKRAAAASTQATTNNVSTSQADTATHFGHVLTHVNATQIETKVKTQQDMGSQVRVPKERPYSCSECGKSFLLKHHLTTHARVHTGERPHICVHCGKSFAHKHCLHTHLLLHSAERPYQCRECKKSFTLKHHLVTHTRVHTRERPFVCPECGRAFPLKRHLVTHSKFHSGERPYVCSECGESFSQKDHLTMHSRFHGSLHPFVCPDCGATFQRKFELVNHGRLHGRVPHSCTVCGKEFLQKRTLLAHMRLHTGETPFACTVCGEAFARKIDLVSHSKMHNNITDEKTLTCRECGLDFTNREALTLHLRLHTGDRNIVTDLCGLAAAFQQTPGHFLTQNTTGAHQYLQINGPISTPGVSHMQCATQTSPPAGPKPKPHLCPDCGRGFAQKHGLSQHQRRHTDGSCHIRSHVCDKCGKAFFQKNHLLLHQRQHMDPPPSILRQQQRLAAQAAAQAQQGPQSAQQQNQGQQQNQQTQQTQQTTQQQQVQQAQQQAQQQAQQQAQQQTQQQNQQVQQQQSQQSQQACTVDTKTIQLQAIQQQVQQQVQQQVQQHQQQQQQQQQQAQQQPQQQQQQPQQQQQQQQQQQQQQQQQVCPVDNKAIQLNVTM
- the LOC103570878 gene encoding zinc finger protein ZFP2 isoform X2; amino-acid sequence: MCTTPGNAGNGFGYAWSLGGPGTESRDNPQGELTANISYAFNNNQDQSTSQKIQVDIKPAKVINSTARRPVFTMNENCQQTPTTHGHTGAHNQTHVTHARIKKHSDVFTLTCDKGGCNCDAAHTTPAPTIFPNALVFTTGDKHAMSKHFMTPIGPLQLTAEECNEILMKRAAAASTQATTNNVSTSQADTATHFGHVLTHVNATQIETKVKTQQDMGSQVRVPKERPYSCSECGKSFLLKHHLTTHARVHTGERPHICVHCGKSFAHKHCLHTHLLLHSAERPYQCRECKKSFTLKHHLVTHTRVHTRERPFVCPECGRAFPLKRHLVTHSKFHSGERPYVCSECGESFSQKDHLTMHSRFHGSLHPFVCPDCGATFQRKFELVNHGRLHGRVPHSCTVCGKEFLQKRTLLAHMRLHTGETPFACTVCGEAFARKIDLVSHSKMHNNITDEKTLTCRECGLDFTNREALTLHLRLHTGDRNIVTDLCGLAAAFQQTPGHFLTQNTTGAHQINGPISTPGVSHMQCATQTSPPAGPKPKPHLCPDCGRGFAQKHGLSQHQRRHTDGSCHIRSHVCDKCGKAFFQKNHLLLHQRQHMDPPPSILRQQQRLAAQAAAQAQQGPQSAQQQNQGQQQNQQTQQTQQTTQQQQVQQAQQQAQQQAQQQAQQQTQQQNQQVQQQQSQQSQQACTVDTKTIQLQAIQQQVQQQVQQQVQQHQQQQQQQQQQAQQQPQQQQQQPQQQQQQQQQQQQQQQQQVCPVDNKAIQLNVTM